GGGTTGGGAGAACCGGACTCACAGAACATGCTTCTATCTGTGCTTTGCAACAACCACAGATAACACAGCAAAGCATCTTTTGGCAGACATCTTGAATAGGGATGTTTTAAGGGCGAATTAACCTTATCACTCTTTCCATTTCCGTCTTTGTGTTCAGTTTTATGACGGTCAAAAAATGTGCTGCACTTATTTTTGGATTGTCGAAATGTCTTTCTTCTTCGGTTCCGATTTTTTTTTGTCGTGTAAAAATTATATTCCCCACTGGTTTATAACCGTTTTAATGGGTTTCGCTCTATAATGTCTGGAACTGGTTTTCAGTGTAGGAGTGCTGGTAAGGAACGGCGTGAgtgttttggggaaaaaaaggcccttcttctctctcattttcttgTATCACAAAATTGAAATAGGCAACCCTTTAACCATTCTTGGAGGGGTGCGTACTTGTCGCAAATGTCGCATTAATGTGCGATACAGTAAGCCGATTTTGCGACAGCCCAGTTCGCggcaaatgtaaaaaaaaccaacttcaGATGTCTTCCTTGCAACACTATTTTTGCAACAAGCGCATTCAACTTTGCCTCATAGTAACTTTTTGGTTTCTGGAGTAAACAAGATCTGCATCTGTCTTCTTAACGGTGGATTTTACAGTTGTTGTGTCGTTCATTTCACGAGAGGCTGGTTTTCCATGGACCAAAACATTACAGATGAATCAGGAAAAGTAGATGAACTTCTTTTAGAAAGATTGTCCTTAACTTATTCATTCCAAGTTCCCCATCCGAATTTGTGTCATGTCAGCTTGGGTCGCTCTTCGTTTCTTAATACACAATCCTTTGCAACGAATTGACCGTTGGAGGTTTGGAAAGAGGTGCATGGCGGATCTTTACAAACAAGTTAATATATTGTCATGACATTTCAACAAACGGCTTGACTGTCATCGAGCTACCCATTGACACAACCGTTAGTTCCTGAAGAGTGGAATAGTTAAGATAGAAATTAAAGGAATGGTGCTGTCATACCATGTTAAACTTCTAGACAGATCTTATGTCGTGTTCATGAGAAGGGATGGACCTGTAAGAAGTACACATTCTGGCTCCTGCAAAAACCGCTATATCTGTTATTGCATTCAGTCAAGCCTAATCAAGGTACGAATTCATTACCCCATATTTGCGAAAAAGAAACACATTTAAACGGAACATCATCTGGCAGGATCGTTGGATCGTTACCGGTATTGAAAACGGTAAAATACCGGAACGACCCGGTGAATATGGTCCTTGTTAATCAGTGTAGCaacaggggcggggatgtagctcagtcggtagcgcgctggatttgtatccagttggccgctgtcagcgtgagttcgtccccacgttcggcgagagatttatttctcagagtcaactttgtgtgcagactctcctcggtgtccgaacacccccgtgtgtacacgcaagcagcacaagaccaagtgcgcacgaaaaagatcctgtaatccagttcggtgggttatagaaacacgaaaatacccagcatgcttcctccgaaaacggcgtatggctgcctaaatggcggggtaaaaaacggtcatacacgtaaaattccacatgtgcaaaaaacacgagtgtacgagggagtttcagcccacgaacgcagaagaagaagaagaagtgtagCAACAAAATATAATTAATCACTGCTTGTAAGAAACACCCTCCTTCCCTTGTAAGTGTAAGTGATCGTGTACACCACAGATCTGCCCAGACCATTCACATTAGCTCAAACCGTCTTTCCACTTGGCCACTTACAAAAACTACACACCTGAACTGCTCCCTGTGCATTCCTAGAATTATTTTTCTGAATTCATTGTGCAGATTGACAATATGAccatcgacacacacacacacacaaccaaaaacaaacgAACCCGAACTTGTACAGAAAGCACCCAGGCTGCATTtgtttgtggtatgtgtcccagtGGAATAATGTGTTAATCTCAAGCAGTgatgactgggtggccgagtggtaacgcacttgcgctcggaagcgagaggttgcgagttcgaccctgggtcagggcgttagcaattttcttccccctttcctaacctaggtggtgggttcaagtgctagtctttcggatgagacgaaaaatcgaggtcccttcgtgtacactacattggggtgtgcacgttaaagatcccacgattgacaaaagggtctttcctggcaaaattgtataggcatagataaaaatgtccaccaacatacccgtgtgacttggaataataggccgtgaaaagtaggatatgcgccgaaatggctgcgatctgctggccgatgtgaatccgtgatgtaatgtgtaaaaaaattccatctcacacggcataaataaatccctgcgctttgaatatgtgcgcgatataaattgcataaaataaaaatataaaaataaatccctgcgcttagaactgtacccacggaatacgcgcgatataagcctcatattgattgattgattgaagtaaaAGCATGCACGAATCTGACAAGATGGTCTAAACGTGGAGGAATTAGGTATCTTTAACGTGCCTAATGCTGTTGACAGCAGGGCATCCATTTCTCAACGGTCTTCGTTTGGGTTCCCTCCTTCTTTCCTCCCCAATAACGGCTGACAGAGGGGTTTCAATAACGGGGGTGTGATAGGCGATCGCTCAACCAGCTATTCAGGCGAAGCACCGGCTGTGAAAGATAGAAAATACAGGTGCCAAAAACACAATTCTCCACGGTAGAGATAGAAAAACCAAGCGTTGACGTATGTGTGATGATAAAAATGTGGTTAGTGCTTCCTTACGAGGGGTGTTGAATGGAGTCTGTTGTGTGCGATGTACAAAAACTAGTGTACATACACTTTTGTTGCGTCAGATGTCATTttactctgtgtctgtctctcaacacacacaacattctctctttatgtctgttgtctgtttgctgtttctccctctgtctgtctattagtctgcctgtctctctctgcctgtctctgtttgtctgtctgtctctccctcccattccatctctctctctctctctctctctctttctctctctctctctctcttctctctctctctctctctctctctctctctctcttagtctgtgtgtgtgagtgtatgtgtgtctctctctctctctctctctctctctctctctctctctctctctctctctctctctctcttagtctgtgtgtgtgagtgtatgactgtgtgtgtgtctctctctctctctctctctctctctctctctctctctctcgctcccatTCTCTCTTTGTCCTTCCATtgcctgcttgcctgtctgtctctctgtctctctccccctgccTTTTTATGCTTAATAACAGTTCACAAACATTAATTTAATTTAGCGTGATCTTATCGCTCTTCCTCTAACCCATACCCCACTGTCCCATACTTGGAGACTGACTACTTCTCCAAAGCTCCCCTCCTGACAAAAAttacacaaaaccacacaaaaccacacacatttCGCAGCGCATTTCCCAAAGAAATTCTGATCCCGGCTGTCAGaaccaaacttttttttatcccTCTGCAATTGCAATAGATTCGCAGCTGAGCTTTCATTCTTCTCTTCAATCTTGTCTGAAATTCCTCAGTTTGAGCCTATACAACAGCCTCTGCCTCCTTGAGGAGggggtgtgtgagggggggggtggaggggggtgtgGAGGCAGTGGATGGGAGGGTTTGATACCCTGATTTAATGCAACAACATTTTGTTTCACCTAGTGTCTGTTCTGCAATGAAAACGTATGTCTTAAGCTTTACTGCGACATTCCTCGCAATAAGTTTGTCTTCTATGGCCTAAAATACTACTGTTATCTTTGCACACACCTCAGATAATAGCGGTATGCTGTCGAAGAGATTTCAGTGTGAAGATTTACGACTTTTTGCGCATTTTCCCCCAAAGGATTAAAGAAGGAGCGTTGAAATCCATTGTCAGCGCTGAAACGTTCTTAATCCAAATTTATATACTCttcctgaagaaaaaaaataatgcaTATCAGCAATAACAGATTATTGAATGGGGCGGAGACGTAGCTCAGTCCGTAGCCCGCTAGCTTTGTAACCATGCAGTTCGGCGGTATCGGCGTTGGTTCAAAACCCAGGTTCGGCGAGGGCCTTTTTTCCCCAGGGTCAACCTTGTACACACTCTCATCCATGTCCGAACTAACACCCCCGTGAGGTGAGGTGAATGATTattgttatacagtggaaccccccttttaaaacttccaaaactctgagaaaatcaggtctgaaaaagaagcgagtcttaaaatgagggtaaatttacaaaggcaATGAACAcatatctgagaaaacagggtcttaaaagggagggatcttaaaagaggggttccactgaagTGAATTCCGACTGAAAATTGGTACCTGTgatcatagaccaaatagcctggaccgccaactcgtcacgtgacccttcgaggttacgacgctcgactttcaggggcgctttgcgtccggtttgaaaggccagcgattcgaagacagtgaaaagaaagcacgctccagttatttgtgacaatgggaggtgacaatgaactggattttccaaaactccaaactaaacttaacaaaactcatcgaaaaacatgttccatatgctctttagctgagtttattttagcattttcagaacttacctcggcaacttcgtccatgtttacaatcgacaccggatatgacatccccctgatttctgaaaggccatgtaagcgtaggttcctaaatgggagaggccgctacctcgtaatagagagaaagagcggagagagagctagttggcggtccaggataaatggtctatgctgTGATCGACCgctgtattgtattgcatgTTACAAACGCAGCTTACAAATTGGCTCTTGAAATCCTGAAAGTGTGGACTTGGATAGAAACTAACACTGGTATTTgccaaactttctttctttctttatttggtatttaacgtcgttttcaaccacgaaggttatatcgcgacgagggaaaggggggagatgggataggggaaaggggggggagatgggatagagccacttgttaagtgtttcttgttcacaaaagcactaatcaaaaaattgctccaggggcttgcaacgtagtacaatatatgaccttactgggagaatgcaagtttccagtacaaaggactaaacatttcttacatactgcttgactaaaatctttacaaacattgactatattctatacaagaaccacttaacaagggtaaaaggagaaacagaatccgttagtcgcctcatacgacatgcggggtgcagagaaataaggatgtggaaaagaagacttatggtaagtgaaataaaggtgatggatccagtcaggtagaaataagacaacaagaaaagaattggaaaactgcagggaatagtagggagagttttcttggaaggaaatataggtgaaaggactggtaaggcagaaataagacaaaagaagagaagaaacagaaccgttagtcgccttttacgacatgctgggtagcatcgggtaaattctttctagtcccaaccaatatgggactccccctaacccgcggggggtatttgcCAAACGACCAGAAGCTTGTAAAATGTCACTTTATACTACATGTACTTACATTTTAGATACGAAAATATACGTGATTGTATTGTAACAAAGCCTCGTGAATCATCGTAGACGCCCTAGGCCTCGAGTTgggggtggggaaggggggggggggggtcttcgtTAACAAGTCACAATTTAATATATTTCAGTTTTATGCTTTGAAAGTTTTACgacctcacggcaaagccattaagGGCATTGTTTTATGCTTTGGATTTATTAGTTTATTTAAATGCACCGGGGCCCCGAGGCATACAAATCTGCGCATGTTTGACTCCGAATTAATTAATCAAGATCACCTAAGTCAGGCTGAGAACTGAAATGAAACGAGCGTTCTTTCACAGCAGCAGTGTTGGCTATATACAaataggttacacacctcgtctcagtgataattaaaaataatggtctcagttcgcggtcatgaagaAGCACGCTGAATCTCGCAATTTTCATGATCCACTAAACtttgaccattatttttaatattcactgagactccGCATGTAACCTCTATGTAATCAGCAACACTTCTTTCAGCAACGATGTCGTTTGGTGTCGGAAGTCGGCGAAACTCCTAAAACTTTGCTCTCATTCCTGCAGAATTGCCAATATTTTTTCACAGTAGAAAAAAAGTGACGCCAAAGGTCTGCCAACAACTTCGGAAAATTGCCAAAACTTTCATGTTCACTTCTGCATTATTTGCCGAAGAAAATGAATGCTCGCAACATCCCTGTCACGTAATTAACTAGTAGTAAAAACTGTACATGTATACCAACAGTTGCAGTTGCTTCTTGTCTGGAATGTTTGTTGTTATGATAAGGCATGAATTTCTTTTGAACTTGAAACAATTGTTTAGTTTTGGAACAAAAACAACTTACTTCCCGTCAGCACACCCCCCTTTCTTTTTTAATAAACATTCCGGTTCCAGTTTGTTCGTCTCTTTTCTCCGATATTCTCTCTTGTTTAACATGTTCGTGAAAGTTCACGTTGATGGAGACCGACAACTTTGTTTTATAACCTTAATACAGTATACCTTCGTTTATGGTGAGTATATTGTCCTCATGTTGTTGAAAAAAGATATCAACAGGTCGAACCATTCATCACAGTGACCATCTTAACACCATTCTCCTTTTTCCATGTGTTTGCAGGTAGCGCGTGCGCCCAGGTGAAGTGCCCCAAGTTTAAGGTGTGCATGGAGAACGTGCAGAGTTTACCGCTGTGCACGTGCCCCAGCACCTACATCTGCCGCACACGCAAACGCGCACGGCCGGTGTGCGGCAGCGACGACGTCACCTACGAGTCGCGCTGCTACCTGCGCATCGCGGCCTGCAACTCGGCCACCAGGATCAAGGTCGCCAAGAAAGGCCCGTGCGACGGGGACGAGGGGTCAAGGCCGCCAGTCTGCGAGAGCTTCAGCACGTGCAGGCGCCGCAAAAACCAGCGGCCGGTGTGCGGCACTGACGGCAAGACGTACATCTCTCGCTGCCACATGAAGATCATGGCGTGCCAGGACGCCGTCAAGATCAAGCTGAAGAACCCCGGGGTGTGCCAGACCGCCCCCACCCACCCCGGGTCGGTCACCGCCCTTCAGGATAGCGTGCGCAGCGATGGCGTCAACAATGACGCAGCCTCGCACGTGTCGCGCGCCAAGAAGCGCAAAGGACGCCGGAAGCGTAAGAAGACCAGCGGAAGTGACGTGGTCGAGagcgaggaggagaaagagagacggcGACAGCGCCGGCGCGAGAAACGAAAGAAGAGGAAAGAGCGACGGCGTAAGCGACGCAAGACCGGCAAGCGCCGCTCCCGACGTTTCAAAATTGACAGGAACAGATTCCGGCGAACCTTCGATCATATCAAACAGTGGAAATATTAGTCTTGTTGGTTAAATAAGATCTGTACAGAGTTGTTACAGGTTTTGCTTTGTTCTTACAGAGTTCAGAGTTTATTTATTTTAGTTTCACGTTCTTTTTGAAAACTTAATTTAATTTCTTTCGTAAACTTTGTTCGTACTGAATGTTTGTATTTAGTCATTTTTCTTTCGATGTACGTAATAATTTTACATCGGGAAAAAAGATcggaaacttttttttattgttcgtgttagTGAATTTATGTTTGGCCAATTGAGCCATATGAAACCATTTGTGAAACGTTTATATTGAAGTCTCTTTGGTAAATGACAAAAGGCTGAAAGCATTGTCATCTGTGTTCAGACGGAAGAATCTCAGATGTGTTTCTCTCGATATTTTAAGACTGGCTTCGACTGGACCTGCAAATAACTCGACACATCAAGTCACAACTGAAGCATAGCTTATAGCTGCAAACACAACTTGTGGGGACTGTAACGTTTAAAAGCATCGTCTGGAAGAGATATTTTAGTGTCCAGATTGTCTTCCATTGGGCGAAGTTTCATAACTAATAGCAGTTTGTGTCGGTATTTTACCGCTGAGTTTCTGTGATTTTAAATTCAATGTCTTACAAGATGTTTGTGATCTTGTGGTATGTAATAAATACATTACGTAAATTAAGTCTGCACGGCAGGCAGGGTTTTCAATCAATCTCCTTGTTCAAACGTGTAGCCCAATTTAGAAATGAAAGCTTGAAGACTAACTTAAACGACCGTTAAAAGAGATGTCCACCTAATTACAACGGCCTTGGCCTCGGGATAGATTTTTCTCTTTTATAAGTTGTAAGTCCGATTGTCGAATTTTTACTCCACTGGGAGTAAACCCATGAATATGAGACGTGATGCAAAGCCTGTCTGAATCAAGCCTGAAAGATTCTCTTATCGTTCAGGGCAAAATACATCTGCGCAGTCGCCACTACACTactgctgcgatagggattatgacgagtacttggcctgttttcttttcacataCCGTGTAGCAGGCTGGGGGGAAAACAAGAagaattacctcaataatctgcagtgcgtcgtctgtcctgctgaagttacatagctGAGCGCCGGGCTTTAGGATAATGATTGTGTAGCAGAACCCGTAATGACGTTTGTATTACAGCATAATGTTTAGGTTTTCTTTTCGGCGTATCAGGCTGTCGTGACTTTATCATGATCACAAAAGAAGATTTTTTGTGTACACTGACATTGTTCGTCTGCCGTTTGTTATTATTCCTGCAGGGAATGCCGTATCTCTGCCGTAAATCTCTTCAAGTTTGTATGTAACTGTGCATAGCAAGCGCAGCTGCTTCCGTGTGTATTTTTGTAGGGAATCGGAAGAAATAGATAAGTCACGACACCATGCAGTGATTTACTGCGACGCTCGACATTCACACCTGCAtggttcccgcagtggggcactgcggttatgaaattaaaggcccctcctgtttttggaaccgcaggagctttctagtttgctgttaggtagatttttggttcctctttcctgtcatgctctctttttcttcatgaattcttttcttttttctgccttcttgctcattcacctgtattttttccaaaaatctcttctcttgccgcttgtctcgcgattcatgtatagtttaatctgttagtgttctgatgtaagtccagcagtagataggttaagcctattttaacatactggaaactggtaatcttccagtaggtattaatttagttttactaaagcctgctgggacacaagtaatgggttagtgcatttgtaaacaggaatcgcttgacaagtggcccccttcatcccccccttcctcgtcctgatatggctctgcgtagtcggctggacgttaagcaacaaataaacaaacaaacaaacaaacaaacaaacaaacctgcatGGTGCAACGTTTGGGATAGAGCTCAATCTTGAAGAGAAGCAATGAACGCTATCTAACGTGATGTAGGAAGGGAAGCAATGAACGCTATCTAACTTGATGTAGGAAGAGAAGCAATGAACGCTATCTAACTTGATGTAGGAAGAGAAGCAATGAACGCTATCTAACTTGATGTAGGAAGAGAAGCAATGAACGCTATCTAACTTGATGTAGGAAGAGAAGCAATGAACGCTATCTAACTTGATGTAGGAAGAGAAGCAATGAACGCTATCTAACTTGATGTAGGAAGAGAAGCAATGAACGCTATCTAACTTGATGTAGGAAGAGAAGCAATGAACGCTATCTAACTTGATGTAGGAAGAGAAGCAATGAACGCTATCTAACGTGATGTAGGAAGAGAAGCAATGAACGCTATCTAACTTGATGTAGGAAGAGAAGCAATGAACGCTATCTAACGTGATGTAGGAAGGGAAGCAATGAACGCTATCTAACTTGATGTAGGAAGAGAAGCAATGAACGCTATCTAACTTGATGTAGGAAGAGAAGCAATGAACGCTATCTAACTTGATGTAGGAAGAGAAGCAATGAACGCTATCTAACTTGATGTAGGAAGAGAAGCAATGAACGCTATCTAACTTGATGTAGGAAGGGAAGCAATGAACGCTATCTAACTTGATGTAGGAAGAGAAGCAATGAACGCTATCTAACTTGATGTAGGAAGAGAAGCAATGAACGCTATCTAACTTGATGTAGGAAGAGAAGCAATGAACGCTATCTAACTTGATGTAGGAAGAGAAGCAATGAACGCTATCTAACTTGATGTAGGAAGAGAAGCAATGAACGCTATCTAACTTGATGTAGGAAGAGAAGCAATGAACGCTATCTAACTTGATGTAGGAAGAGAAGCAATGAACGCTATCTAACGTGATGTAGGAAGAGAAGCAATGAACGCTATCTAACTTGATGTAGGAAGAGAAGCAATGAACGCTATCTAACGTGATGTAGGAAGAGAAGCAATGAACGCTATCTAACTTGATGTAGGAAGAGAAGCAATGAACGCTATCTAACTTGATGTAGGAAGAGAAGCAATGAACGCTATCTAACTTGATGTAGGAAGAGAAGCAATGAACGCTATCTAACTTGATGTAGGAAGAGAAGCAATGAACGCTATCTAACTTGATGTAGGAAGGGAAGCAATGAACGCTATCTAACTTGATGTAGGAAGAGAAGCAATGAACGCTATCTAACTTGATGTAGGAAGGGAAGCAATGAACGCTATCTAACTTGATGTAGGAAGGGAAGCAATGAACGCTATCTAACTTGATGTAGGAAGGGAAGCAATGAACGCTATCTAACTTGATGTAGGAAGGGAAGCAATGAACGCTATCTAACTTGATGTAGGAAGAGAAGCAATGAACGCTATCTAACTTGATGTAGGAAGGGAAGCAATGAACGCTATCTAACTTGATGTAGGAAGGGAAGCAATGAACGCTATCTAACTTGATGTAGGAAGAGAAGCAATGAACGCTATCTAACTTGATGTAGGAAGAGAAGCAATGAACGCTATCTAACTTGATGTAGGAAGGGAAGCAATGAACGCTATCTAACTTGATGTAGGAAGGGAAGCAATGAACGCTATCTAACGTGATGTAGGAAGGGAAGCAATGAACGCTATCTAACGTGATGTAGGAAGAGAAGCAATGAACGCTATCTAACTTGATGTAGGAAGAGAAGCAATGAACGCTATCTAACTTGATGTAGGAAGAGAAGCAATGAACGCTATCTAACTTGATGTAGGAAGAGAAGCAATGAACGCTATCTAACGTGATGTAGGAAGAGAAGCAATGAACGCTATCTAACTTGATGTAGGAAGAGAAGCAATGAACGCTATCTAACGTGATGTAGGAAGAGAAGCAATGAACGCTATCTAACGTGATGTAGGAAGAGAAGCAATGAACGCTGTCTAACTTGATGTAGGAAGAGAAGCAATGAACGCTATCTAACTTGATGTAGGAAGAGAAGCAATGAACGCTATCTAACTTGATGTAGGAAGAGAAGCAATGAACGCTATCTAACTTGATGTAGGAAGAGAAGCAATGAACGCTATCTAACTTGATGTAGGAAGAGAAGCAATGAACGCTATCTAACTTGATGTAGGAAGAGAAGCAATGAACGCTATCTAACTTGATGTAGGAAGAGAAGCAATGAACGCTATCTAACTTGATGTAGGAAGAGAAGCAATGAACGCTATCTAACTTGATGTAGGAAGAGAAGCAATGAACGCTATCTAACTTGATGTAGGAAGAGAAGCAATGAACGCTATCTAACTTGATGTAGGAAGAGAAGCAATGAACGCTATCTAACTTGATGTAGGAAGAGAAGCAATGAACGCTATCTAACTTGATGTAGGAAgggaaatgaaatgaaaataaaccTGACGGGCTAGGCCTAATTAAGGGCTGATGCAAATTTACCCGAAGTGTTTGCGATTTCATCTTAACTTCTACATTTTAACGATTTCTTCATTAACACGTTTTTACAATCGCtgaacttgttttttttatataattctACGCCAGGGGATATTTCAGCCCGACACAGTTCATATTGTCGTCATTAGCGTATGTACGTTTCAAAGCAAGTTTTACATAATTCCTGAAAAAACGAAAAGGTATCGCGAGGCTAACAGTTGATCGGGTAGTTTGCTTGCTTGACGACAATTCTTTCAGTAGAAACCACCGCCAAGGATTTGTGTTTTCCTTTATTGTGTACGTGTTAACTCCATACAGAAGCAGACTCAAAGAGAAGAGGTTATAATTGTTGCTGTATGTTTGACGACTTGATTTACGCCCGACTGACCCGAATTCAGCCAAGTTTTAGTGAAAAGTAGGGTAATTAACCATCCTCACATAACGCGTGTTCGCTACTTGCGGGAGCCAGGAGTGTAGGGAAAAGCCAAGATTTGTTTGAGAAATACAGCACTGAATAGAAAACGCTGACTGCCGATTTGACTCGACGTGTCAAAACCACCTGCCTCCATTTCTTCCGAGCGGGGGAACAATGTGAGGTTGAAGGTAGTTGCAACATGTCAAGGTTTGTCGACGAGCGGGTAGACTCTTTTGAAGTATACCTCCCCTCTTTTTCGGCCTGTCGAGGCGAAGGCGAGGGCTTGAAGGGTGGGTGCTAGTTTCTTGTGCAACTTTTAGGGAGGCCGAGTTGTTTGGAGCTCAAACACTGACGGAGGTGTCGGGGGACGTTATTGCGTGGTCGTCACTTGTTGTATCCACGCTACATGCCTCTTGACGGCTCCCGTCCTCAGCTTCGGGCGACACCTGAGCATATAACACCTGCCACCGTCAAATGCTGCCCT
This Littorina saxatilis isolate snail1 linkage group LG17, US_GU_Lsax_2.0, whole genome shotgun sequence DNA region includes the following protein-coding sequences:
- the LOC138953602 gene encoding agrin-like; translated protein: MAFSLWITRWVVVLFMASLLSSLSSTRAMSIKCDVCVESRCPELHYCEGEPVKDHCGCCTVCSSSRYQPHPLITNNEREGSACAQVKCPKFKVCMENVQSLPLCTCPSTYICRTRKRARPVCGSDDVTYESRCYLRIAACNSATRIKVAKKGPCDGDEGSRPPVCESFSTCRRRKNQRPVCGTDGKTYISRCHMKIMACQDAVKIKLKNPGVCQTAPTHPGSVTALQDSVRSDGVNNDAASHVSRAKKRKGRRKRKKTSGSDVVESEEEKERRRQRRREKRKKRKERRRKRRKTGKRRSRRFKIDRNRFRRTFDHIKQWKY